Sequence from the Hamadaea flava genome:
CGCCACTGCTTGAGCGGCTCGCTGAGCAGCAGGTGTGCGAGCTTCGTTTCCGGGCGCGGCACAGCGGCGGCGAAGTGGTGCTGCCGGTCATGTACGCCCAGCATGACGACCTACTCGTCGTGCTGGTCGGTGGCCCTGAGGGCAAGCGGTGGTGGCGCAATTTCACGATGCCGTGGCGGGTCGAGGTCTTCCTTCGGGGGAGCGCGCGTTCCGGTGTCGGGCACCTCGTGCGGACGGGTTCGCCGCAGCGGCCGGAGGCGGCCCGCATCTACGGCGGCCGGTTTCCTGACCTGGCGGTCAACGACGATCCGATCGTGGTCATCGAGCTCGATCCGGTTCATTGACCATGGCATCGACCAGTCATTGCCACACCAGGGGCGGCATATCCGAGGATCGGCTACTCGTGGTCGGATCGGGACCCACGGGTCTGGCGCTGCAAGCGACTTCGCTGGCCCGCAGGTGCAACTGATCGACCGGCGTGCTGCTGCGATCCGGCCGTCGCGCGCGATGCTTCTGAACGTACGCACCCTGGAGGTACTGCGCCCGCTTGGCGTGACGGACGCGCTGCTTGAACAAGCCATGACCGCGCCACGAATGCAGCTGCACGTGGGCAAGCACACGGTGCCGCTGACCCTTGCCGACTTCGCGGTTGACGACACCGCGTTTCCGCACCTGCAGCCGACCTTCTGACAGAACAGGTCCGGGGGCTGCGCACAGTGGGACCTCCGTGTCTGGGGGCGGATGCCTCACCAGGAGTGGACTGTGAATAGAGGGCTATGAGCGTCTGCGAACAGCAGGCCGACCAGCCGGGACGACGCGCTTGCACGACGTGAAGGAGCGAGCTGCGATGACTGTCTACGTGGACGTCCAGAACGAGCAACGCCAAGAATCCCGGGCCGATGAGCGCTCGCCGATCCGGCAGTCCGCTGCGAAAAGGGCCGCCCGCGCCTATTCCATGGCCGTCCGCGCGACCGAGCAGTTCATCGTCGGACTGCCGGGCACGCCCACCCACGCGGACCTCGACCGCTACGCCAGCCTGATCGACCGTGAGAACGCCGCCTGGCAGGTACGCCGGGAAGCGTTCGCCGCGCTCGCGGTGCACGACCAGGCGCAGATGAGTTGACCTCGTGGCGGACTTCGATGCGGCGTTCAACCTGGTCAGCATCGATCTGGGAATGCTGCGGGAACTTGTGGAACCGGCCGACGCCACGTTTACCAGCGTCTACGTGGCTGACGCCGGAAGCGGCGGCCGGGCCGCGGCTGGCAGCCAGACTCACCGGCAGATGATCGCCTCCCGGCTGGCGAGCGCGGGCGCACCTGCGGCGGACATCGACGCCATCTGCAGGGCGTGGGCCGCCACCGGAGGTGGGTCAGACCGCTTCCTCGTCGCCTGCGACGGCGAAACCCGGCTGACTCAGTGTCTGCCGGGTGCGGTGACGACCGATGTCGCCCGCGTCGGCGCGCCGCCGCCGCTCGGGCCGCTGCTCGCTTGGTGGCAGCGGCATCCGGCGTACGTCGTGAGCCGCGACGTCGATGCCGCGAAAGTGCTTGCGCTGGCGCGGTCGAGCGGCGCTGATCTCGTGCTGGCGGCGCAGGACCACACCGACGACCTAGTGAACCAGGTTCGCGGGCTGGCTCCGTCGATCACCGTGCTAGAGATCGGCAGCGGCCCGGTGACCGACGAGTCGATCCAGCAGGTGCTAGATGATTACGCCGCGGCCACCAGCGCTGAGCTGCGACTGGCGCTGGACGCCTTCGCCGTTCCACACAGTGTCGCCGTCCAGGGAGTCCACGCGACGCTCGCGGCACTGGCAGTCGGCCGAGTCGACACGGTGCTGGTGGTAGACGATCCTGACGATCGGCGAAGCGCGTGGTTCGGACCGGTCGAGCTGTGCGCCTCGCTGCCGGACCCCGTGCATCCGCAGCGAACCCCGCACGGTGGCCGCCTGGTCGACGTGGCGATCCGGGCAGCCCTGCTCACCGGGGCGCGGATACGAATTCTGAGCGGCGATCAAGCGCGCGGCTTGCGCGGAGGGCTCGGCGCCCTCATCCGCTGATGGCAGTGGGGCGGGGTCCATCTGTGCGTCACCGTCGAGGCCGACATCGCGGTGCAGGTGGACGTGGACCGGCTCGTCGCCCGGCGCTGCCGAATGGCCACGTCGACCCGCTCGCCAACGTCCGGCGGCATCATGGACCACTTTCTGCCGGTGAGCGAGTTCGACGACGACACGTGGCAGCGGGTGCTGGAGGTCGAATCCAGCACACCGTGTGGCGACGGTTCTGCGCAGTGGCGGGGGCCTGCAATGGGCCGTCCGAAGGTCCCGAACCGGACACTCCGCCGAGTGCTGGCCCGGGTCGGTTGCTGGCCGGCGCCGTGGCCGTCACACAGTTCGTTCGGGACCTTCGGCCCGAACGAAGGACGGGTTCCGCTGAACGCTGCCCTTGACCCGCTTCCAGCTCCGAAAATGGAAACGTGCGGCGGCCGGATCGCCGGCGGAGTCAGGAAGAACCGGTCATGCCGACCGGCAGGATCTGTGGCTCCGCTGTTCACACCCTGCCACGGCGGATTCTCCCGTGGAAGCACATCTGCCAAGGAGGCTGACATGAACTTCCGCATCGTCGTCGGCATCGACGGCTCCGAGGCCGCCCGGCGGGCGCTGCACTGGGCGGTGACCGAGGCCGAGGTCAGAGACGGCACCGTGCAGGCGATCGCCGTCTGGCACTGGGACGGCAGCGGCACCTTCGCGCCCATGGCCACGACGCCGGCCGAAGAACGCGACCGCGCGCAAGCTGTGCTCACCCGCGAGGTCGAATCGATGGTGAAGGACTTCCCGACAGTCGCTGTCACGGCCGACATCATCGAGGGTCACCCCGCCCGCGAACTGACCAAGGCCGCCCGTGACGCCGACCTGCTCGCTCTGGGCAGCCACGGCCACAGCCACCTGTACCAGTCCGTGCTCGGCTCGATCAGCGACGAGTGCGTACGCACTGCGACCTGTCCGGTCGTGGTGCTGCCGGCGACCAGAGCGCAGGCGGTCGCGCCAGCCGAGGCGTTGGCAAACAGCCGTTGAAGCCCTGAGCTGGGCGGCGTGCTGCCTAAACGGATGCCTGCTGTTCGGCGACGGCCGTCGCGAAGGCCCTCACCTGGCTCGGGTCCCGCCAGTCACCTGCCTTCGTCTTGGCCATCGCCGACGCGATCAAACCCTTGGCATCCGGTGTGAGTCGGCCGCCGAAGGTGACCGCGCCGAGCGCCCCCAGGTCCGCGGCGATCCGGGCAACCTGGGAAACCGGTGGAAGCGCACCGGCATTGGCAGAGTTGTCGAGCGGCCCGCTGGCGACCAGCCACACCGGGACCTGCCGAAGCGCGACGCGATGACGCCTGGTGAACCGGCGCGCGTCTCGGTGCCACCGGCTGTTGTACAGCGCCCCGGCCACGATGACAGACCGGTAACCGTCGGCCGACTGAATTTCGGCGGCGGGCCGGACCTCGACCTGGATTCCGCGCGCGACCAGTTCAGCACCGATCATGTCGGCCAATCCCGCCGTCCCACCACGCTTGGAACCGTAAGCGATCAGGACTGTCATATCGGTTCTCCTTCCAATTGTGTACGGCCCGGCGACGCGGGGAGCGTCACCGGGCCGGACCCGGGGGAGATCACTTCACGATCACTTGGCCGTGGCCTTGGCCTGTTCGGTTTCGACGAGGGCGAAGCCGGTCGATTTCGGGGTGGTGAAGGCGTGGGCGAGTCCGGCCAGCGCCAGCAGGAGCATCAGGGCGGCGGCGCCGTAGGCGACGAGTGCGGCCTGACCGGCCTTGGTGCCGAATTCGCTGAAGCCGTAGCTGGTCAGCAGCAGGCCGCGCAGGGTTTCGCCTTTGAAGACGGTCTCCCGTTGAGCGGTGACGTCGGCCAGTTGCTTGGTCAGGTCGTCGACCTTGGCCTGGTCGACCGGGGTGGCCTTCTGTGCCTCGGTCAGCTGGTTCTTCAGCTGCGTCTGGGGGGTGCCGAGGTCGGCGTAGGTCTGGCCGCCGGCGATCGACTTCAGGTGCAGTCCGATGAATTCGTTGGCGTAGCACTCGGCTTGCTTGCCGGTGGTCATCGGCTGGCCGGCGTACTCGACGAGGCAGGCGGCCTTCTTCTCTTCGTCGGTGAGGGTGTCGGCGGTCTTGAAGGTGATGTGCTGCGCGGCCAGCTGGTCGTGCACGTAGGTGTTGGCGAAGCTGGCGTTGGCGCCCAGCACGATGCCGGCGACCAGCAGGAGCGCGGCGATGGCGAGCCCGCCGATGCTGAACAGGAGGTCGAGGGTCCGGCGTTTCATGGTGTGCTCCTTCAGGAGGGGGTGAGAAACACTTCGTTGCCCTCAGAGCATCGGTTCTGGACGGTCGTGGCAGCAGAGACACAGTTCCCGGATCGGGTGGGACCAAAGACTCCGATCGGAGGGACTGTCAGCCCGGCGTCTGGTGTGGATAAGACAAGGGCGGTGCGGACCGTCGAAGGTCCACACCGCCGTGTCCGGCCCACCGGCTCGCCCGCGTTCCCAAGTGGACGTCCGCTCAGGCCCTCCTCGCAGAAAGCCAGGTGTCCGAACTGGAACATCACATCGCACTGGTCCGGGCCACGGCAGAGGACAAGGTCCCGACCGGCTCCGCCTCACGGCCTGTGCCGCGGACCAGTGCCCCCTGGGCCGCGAGGACCCCGTCGGCATCCACCTCGGGCACACGGTCAAACTGTTGTTGGACGCGGACAATCCCGGGCGGTGGATGCTGCACTGCCACAATACCTAGCACGCGGCCCACATCATCACTGCTCGCGGCGGTGGCGTACGCGCCACACGATCACGGCGACGATCGCGATGACTGCCACGGTGAGCGCGGCGTACTCGCCGAATCGGGCGGCGACGGTCCGGTAGGCGTTGCCGGCGAGGTAGCCGAGGACGACGCTGGCGGCGCCCCAGATCAGGCCGCCGACGGCGTTGGAGGACAGGAAGGTTCGGTAGCGCAGGTGGGCCGTGCCGGCCAGGAACGGCATGGCGGTCCGCAGGAACGCGACGAAACGGCCGAAGAACACGGCGGGTCCGCCGTGCTTGGCCAGGAACTGCCGGGCTTGGTCGATACGTCGGCGGCGTCGTCGCAGCGGCCGGATGTCGAGCATGCGTACGCCGTAGCGGCGACCGATCTGGTACCCGACGCTGTCTCCCGCGATGGCCGCCAGCACGACGACGACGGCCATCGTGAC
This genomic interval carries:
- a CDS encoding flavodoxin domain-containing protein, which codes for MTVLIAYGSKRGGTAGLADMIGAELVARGIQVEVRPAAEIQSADGYRSVIVAGALYNSRWHRDARRFTRRHRVALRQVPVWLVASGPLDNSANAGALPPVSQVARIAADLGALGAVTFGGRLTPDAKGLIASAMAKTKAGDWRDPSQVRAFATAVAEQQASV
- a CDS encoding FAD-dependent monooxygenase, with protein sequence MQLIDRRAAAIRPSRAMLLNVRTLEVLRPLGVTDALLEQAMTAPRMQLHVGKHTVPLTLADFAVDDTAFPHLQPTF
- a CDS encoding multicopper oxidase domain-containing protein — protein: MDVRSGPPRRKPGVRTGTSHRTGPGHGRGQGPDRLRLTACAADQCPLGREDPVGIHLGHTVKLLLDADNPGRWMLHCHNT
- a CDS encoding DedA family protein, which encodes MSGLLDHLTSLPAGWVYLTVALLVFTENVMFLGFLIPGETAAILGGVTASTGHTNVVTMAVVVVLAAIAGDSVGYQIGRRYGVRMLDIRPLRRRRRRIDQARQFLAKHGGPAVFFGRFVAFLRTAMPFLAGTAHLRYRTFLSSNAVGGLIWGAASVVLGYLAGNAYRTVAARFGEYAALTVAVIAIVAVIVWRVRHRREQ
- a CDS encoding universal stress protein encodes the protein MNFRIVVGIDGSEAARRALHWAVTEAEVRDGTVQAIAVWHWDGSGTFAPMATTPAEERDRAQAVLTREVESMVKDFPTVAVTADIIEGHPARELTKAARDADLLALGSHGHSHLYQSVLGSISDECVRTATCPVVVLPATRAQAVAPAEALANSR